From Desulfovibrio oxyclinae DSM 11498, the proteins below share one genomic window:
- a CDS encoding methyl-accepting chemotaxis protein, with protein sequence MEDVNELADIYLDYLDNVPSPLMTIDTDHNILFINKAGAAAGHTSGKALAGTKCWDHFKTDDCQTDDCACAKAMQSLMNESSQTAAHPAAGDLDISYSARPIKDQQGNVVGAIELVTDLTEIRQAERRMVRIAESAERISQRLSVATQQLSAQVEQVSAGARSQRDRVGETATAMEQMNATVLEVARNASSASASSNDARSEAERGAEIVGQAVQAISEVHSTATRLQENMRQLGGEADAIGKVMDVITDIADQTNLLALNAAIEAARAGEAGRGFAVVADEVRKLAEKTMGATKEVGQSITSIQESANTNLRNVDQATETVDRATRLANDSGEALSTIVRLAGDSATQVEGIATASEEQSAASEQINATLDDVNSIVGQTTDGMMESSQSVKELHDMTSELNELIMELQQTGKDEKAA encoded by the coding sequence ATGGAGGATGTAAACGAACTGGCCGACATTTATCTCGATTATCTCGACAATGTCCCTTCCCCCTTGATGACCATCGATACGGATCACAACATTCTGTTCATCAACAAGGCCGGAGCTGCCGCCGGTCACACCAGCGGCAAGGCGCTCGCCGGGACCAAGTGCTGGGACCATTTCAAGACCGACGACTGTCAGACGGACGACTGCGCATGCGCCAAAGCCATGCAGAGCCTCATGAATGAGTCATCCCAGACCGCGGCCCACCCCGCCGCCGGTGATCTCGACATTTCCTATTCAGCACGCCCCATCAAGGATCAGCAAGGCAACGTGGTGGGTGCCATTGAGCTCGTCACCGATCTGACCGAGATCAGGCAGGCCGAAAGGCGCATGGTCCGCATTGCCGAGTCCGCAGAACGCATTTCCCAGCGCCTTTCCGTTGCCACCCAGCAACTTTCCGCACAGGTGGAACAGGTCAGCGCCGGGGCGCGTTCACAGCGCGACCGTGTTGGTGAGACAGCCACCGCCATGGAGCAGATGAATGCAACCGTGCTGGAGGTCGCCCGTAACGCTAGCAGCGCTTCCGCAAGCTCCAACGACGCGCGGTCCGAGGCGGAACGCGGTGCCGAGATCGTCGGGCAGGCAGTACAGGCCATTTCGGAAGTTCACAGCACGGCGACACGCCTTCAGGAAAACATGCGCCAACTGGGTGGCGAGGCAGACGCCATCGGCAAGGTCATGGACGTGATCACCGACATCGCCGACCAGACGAACCTTTTGGCGCTCAACGCCGCCATTGAAGCAGCCCGTGCAGGCGAAGCCGGACGCGGATTTGCCGTGGTGGCGGACGAAGTGCGAAAGTTGGCGGAGAAAACCATGGGCGCAACCAAGGAAGTAGGCCAGAGCATCACATCCATTCAGGAATCCGCGAACACAAACCTCAGAAATGTCGATCAGGCCACGGAGACCGTGGACCGTGCCACCAGACTCGCCAACGACTCCGGCGAGGCCCTGAGCACCATCGTCCGTCTTGCCGGCGACAGCGCCACACAGGTGGAAGGCATCGCCACCGCATCCGAAGAGCAATCCGCGGCATCGGAACAGATCAACGCCACCCTCGACGATGTGAACAGCATAGTGGGCCAGACCACGGATGGCATGATGGAATCATCACAGTCAGTGAAGGAGTTGCACGACATGACTTCAGAACTCAATGAGCTGATCATGGAACTTCAGCAAACCGGCAAGGACGAAAAGGCGGCCTAG